ACTGGGGCGCTCAGATATACGCTGAGCATCGAAGGATCTGGCTTGGAACGTTCAAGTCCGCCGCTGAAGCCGCTGCATCTTACGATAGCGCATCTATCAAACTCCGAGGTATTGATGCTAACTCGTACCGGAACTTCCCTTGGTGTGAAATCACGACCCATGAACCGGCGTTTCAAGCCAACTACACAACAGAAGCTGTGTTGAACATGATCAAAGACTGTTCTTACCAACACAAGTTCATGGAGTATCTCAGAAGAAGATCTCAGATGGTGGACTTCGCCAACATCAACATCGTGGCGGCGGCATCAAAACAGAGCCGAGCAGGGAGAGGAGTGCAAGACCCATTCTCTTGCACGCCGCTTTTTAGCAAGGAACTTACACCGAGCGATGTTGGGAAACTCAACAGGCTTGTGATACCAAAGAAGCATGCGGTGAAGCATTTGCCATTCATAAGCGACGTTCAGAAAGAGAGGGAAGAAGGCGAAATAGGAGGAGCTCTGGACGACGTTGAGGTTGTGTTTTATGACAGGGCGATGAGACAATGGAAGTTTAGGTATTGTTACTGGAGAAGTAGCCAGAGCTTTGTCTTCACCAGAGGATGGAATGGTTTCGTCAGGGAGAAGAGACTCAAGGAGAAAGATGTGATCGTCTTTTACCATTGTGATGTCCCGACCAATGTTAAGACATTACAAGGTCAAAGCAACAGCTTCTTGATGATTGATGTTGACTACTTTACGGACAAGGGTTCCGTGGCTCCCAAGGAAGTAGACAAGATGGTTCACAACACTTCCGAGGAAGAAATGAAAACAGAAACCAAAGGAGGGTTTATGCTGTTTGGTGTTAGGATTCAATAGCTATTTTCTTATTagtgatttttatatttagaaaaactTGACTAGAGTATGGTTttgatttgtgttgttttttggctttggtatttaaaattaatttgactAATATCTATCTTGGtcaaataaaagaagaaaaacctTTCGAGAGTCGACAACACAAAGCCATTTAAATGCTAAGAACCTACGATGAACAAAGCAATCCTAAAGAAGACATTAAGTTAAATGTCAGAATATCAAACAgcaaaatgagtttttaaaatcacTAGTACTACTCTATATACTCCCTACAATGAGACTCATCTTCTCAGGTGAGTTTCCGCTTACATCTCCTCCGAGTTCCATCGCCCTCAACGTCAGGAGAGTCTTCTACAACAGTGTCTTCTTGTACAACCAAACCTCTGTTTCTAGAGAGTTTTCTTATCGGTGTTGTCTGAGAATCTTGAGGGAAGTCAGAGGGACCAGAAGATGAAGCGACTGCAGTTTCTCTGTGTGGCATTAGCTCTTCCCCCATGGGCACCATTTCAGACATCAGCTGTTACCACAAATACAAGACATCTTCAGGATAATAATCTACACCAATAGAGAGGTGTATGAGTGAGATTCTAGTTAGTTACCTTCCAGTCTTTGAAATCGAATCTAAACACAAAGTGGTTGTAAGTGACTTCCCCTGACGCCACCAGGTTCGCAGCCGGTGCGTTTCTCGGCACTGAAGACAGATTAGGAGGATCACGATGTTAGTGGAATGAATTG
This Brassica napus cultivar Da-Ae chromosome C6, Da-Ae, whole genome shotgun sequence DNA region includes the following protein-coding sequences:
- the LOC125588717 gene encoding AP2/ERF and B3 domain-containing transcription factor At1g51120-like; its protein translation is MNSLNEAKTMTETSGSSNSVLCLANPMEQPHVPTTTRSVLSDTKYKGVVQQPNGHWGAQIYAEHRRIWLGTFKSAAEAAASYDSASIKLRGIDANSYRNFPWCEITTHEPAFQANYTTEAVLNMIKDCSYQHKFMEYLRRRSQMVDFANINIVAAASKQSRAGRGVQDPFSCTPLFSKELTPSDVGKLNRLVIPKKHAVKHLPFISDVQKEREEGEIGGALDDVEVVFYDRAMRQWKFRYCYWRSSQSFVFTRGWNGFVREKRLKEKDVIVFYHCDVPTNVKTLQGQSNSFLMIDVDYFTDKGSVAPKEVDKMVHNTSEEEMKTETKGGFMLFGVRIQ